The genomic region ATGCGCATGCTATCTTTTGCACACGCCGTTCATGGCGTCCTCCTTCAAAGTCGGTAGAAAGAAAAATTTTCACCATCGCTTGGGCTTCTTCCAAAGACACAAAACGAGCAGGCAGACAAATCACATTGGCATCATTGTGTTGACGTGCCAAACGTGCAGTTTCTTCATTCCAACACAAAGCAGCGCGCACTTTGGCATGCTTATTGGCGGTCATACATACTCCATTACCCGAACCGCAAATAAGAATGCCCCACTGTGCTTTTCCTTCGTCTACAGCTTGTGCCACAGGGTGAGCGTAATCTGGATAATCGACCGAATCGGCGCTATGTGTTCCCACGTCTTCTACTTTGTATCCTTCCTGCAACAGCATTTGCTTAATTCCTTCTTTGTATTCAAAGCCTGCATGGTCTGAACCAATGAAAACTACTGCTTTTTCCATGAGTCAATTGGGTTGTTGACGTTCCTTCTACAAAACTAAGGAAATCATTCGACAAGTAGCCGGAAGTAGTACATTTCACCACTCAAAGAAAGCTGTAAAACATAGGCGCCTTGTGGTAAGCCATGTAAATAAAATGATTCTACCCGGGACAACACCGCTTGCCTTAGCAACCTTCCATCATATGCATAAAGCCACCACTGCATGCTTCCGGCTTGTATTCTGTTCGTGTCAACCTCTATGCGCACCACTCCCCTGCTCGGATTAGGATACAGTCGAACTGCCGGCACCTGTGCTGCTTCTATGGCTGTGGGGCTTTTTGGTACTCCTACAATAGCTACTCGCTGCCAAGCGCTGGGCAACAAATGATTGAAATCATAAGAAGCATTTTCTACGAAGAAAAAAGTTTCCGAAGGAAAAGTGTTCACCACATATACCATCGCTGCCCCGCTCTGATACAAAGAGCTATCTGCCCGGTAGAAATTAAAATGATAGCCTCCCGAAGGTACAATAGAAGCAAGATACACGGCATCTGTCTGGTGCACTTCCACCACTGCCGGCACTTGTGGCAGTGCACAAGTACGCAGAGCAAGGAAGCGTTCACGGGCAAGCCCATACAGTGTCCGCAGGCTGTCATGCGAAGGTGCCGACAATACCGCCCATGCTACCCATGCAGAATCTTGTGCTGGAATGCTGAAATGAATGCTTGCCAGTGCTGCTACGTTTGCGTTGTTTCCACCTGCCTGCAAGCGGTTGGAAGTCATGGCGCCCCACATATCCGCCGCAGAGAAACCATCATTCAAAGCAAGGCTACCATTGCTGCCATCCACATCGAAAGCATAGTATGTCGTATCTATTTGACGGAAAGCTTGTAGCAAAGCTATGGCGGCGTAGTGTCCACTACCATCACGGGCATAAATCATGGACACAGCAGTATCAACAGCGCATTGCTGAAGCGAAACATTCGGCAAATCGAAGTCATAAAACAAGCCAAGTCTTACTGTATCGGCAAAAAGCTGGCGGTTGTGCACACGGTATTCTTGAAAAAGCACACCGGGGACTAAAGAATCAAGATATAATCGCTCAGTGACAGTGTATGCACTTGTGGCAGTAGGTTGTAAGAATGTGTACATGGCGGAGGGAGCACTCCACGAAGCCGTTTCTTCAAAATCGTTATTCATGCCCCCCACATAATCGGGCACGGTACTCCACAGACTATCTTGTGAAACAGCCATCACAAAGCCGCCTGCGCGCGCATAAGTAGTATCATTAAAACGCATTCCCTGACTGTAGGGGTAATCATAAACTGCCAAATGCCCCTTCGTATCATACCAAAATGTCAAGCGTTTATCAAAGAGTGCAGGGTACAAAGGCGCAAAACGAAGTTCCACATATTCCCGAAAGATGCCTTGGTCTGCGGTATATTCTATCCCGATGTAAGCCGTATGCGATGCCGGAATATCGCCAGTTCGCTCTATGACCAAAGCACCTAAGGGGGTCTCTTTGCTCTCCAAGGTAGTCATATCGCCTATGTTTGCCGTTGCCGCAATAACATTGACATAAGGCGATAAACTATTGATATGTACTTGCACATGGGTGGCAGGTGTCAGTAAGTTAGTATGTTTCATATGAAGCGCGTAGTGCTCGTTTCCTAAAGCGTATAAAATTGGGTCGGAAGGAGTTACGGCAAACACCTGTGTTTCAGTCAGTGCACGGTAGATGTTTAGTCGTCCCTTACCCAGTTTACCGATAAATCCGGGGTTTTGGGCGTCTATGTTGTCGGCAGTTGCCATCAGGCGTGCCATCACCTGACGGGCATTTAAGCCGGGATAGTGGGCACGCACCAGAGCCGCAGCCGCACTCACTTGGGGAGCAGCGAAAGAAGTACCCGAAATGCCGGTGGCAGGATAATAATCGCTGTCATGGCGGTTGTAAGTAGAATAAATATATTGAGCTGGGGCTGCCACGTCCATATGATAACCAAAAGTGCTGCCTGAACCCCAACCACCCCATTTTTGGTCATTGGCGTTGGTGCCCGGCACGGCTATCACTTCGGGGTACACCGCTGGCGACCACTTTTCGTCTTTACCACTGTTTCCGCCAGCAGCCACCAATACAATGTCGTAGTAATCGACCATCAGGCGCAAAAGGTCTCGCTCAAATTCTGATTCGGGCTCGGTGGGTGTAATGGGGCGCCCAAAAGACATGTTGATGACGGAAGCACCTTGCGCTGCTGCATAAAGCAAAGCGCCGTCGAAGTTGAAATAAGTGAAATCGTCTGAAATAGCTTTAATGGGCAGATAACGACAATGAAAGCCCACACCAGCTATCCCTTTGGCATTATCGGGAGTAGCACTGCTTACTCCTGCTACCACAGTTCCATGATATATCCCGCTTAGGTTGGTATCGTTGCCGGCTACGTCATAATAAGCAGGATGCAGGTTGCCCTGCAAGTCCTCGTGGGTGAGACGAAAACCGTAATCTATAATGGCAATCACCACAGAGGGGTTGCCTTGCTCTATATCCCAAGCTTCAAAAGCCTTGATTTTCTCTAAGTAGTATTGATAGTTGGGTGCATTGGCGGAGTTGGTGCCTGGGTCATTGGGCACATACAGCGGTTGGTAATTATAGAGCGGTTCAGCATAGAGCACCCCAGGCAAGCGGCGCAGGGAGTCCAGAGCTACCTGCAGAGCTTGCTTGCTTTGAGTCTTTACGGTAAAAAACTGCTCCAAGACTGCCGGAGGGCGCTTGACAGCAGGGGCGTAGCGCCATTGGCTTTGTTCCGCATAACGTGGTGTAATCTGCAATGCGGACGATTGCGTACGTTGAACGGACTGTGTCTTTTCCAACCACTGCTGCTTCAATTGGGGCGATACTTTCACCACACCATAAAACCAAACAGACTCTTGTGCAAAAGCAGGCACACAGAAGCACACAAGACAAACAAAAGTCAGAAGGCGTTTCATAAAACTTTCAGTTTCTTTGCATATATCCTTTAAAATAGGAAAATGAAACCATTTCATTTTTCTGCGCAGCGAACGATAGGGACTGTAAGCAGCTGCTTTGTCTTGATAGCATGGCTGTTGGGCAATGTCCATGGGGTTGCCTATACCAACGACTCACTTCACTTTGCAGCTTCCGGGCACTCTTTCTGGCACAATGGCACATGGATAGATGCCAACGGGGCAAGGCTTACACACTGGCAACCTCTTTATCCTACTGTTTTAGGTCTTTTTTTGAAACACGACTCAGGGGTTTTTGTGTTGCATTTGCTGTGTCTGATTTGCTTTATTTATGGAACATGGCGTTTGATACGGCTTTGGCAACTATCTGCTTGGTGCTATGTGGCAATTGTGTGCCACCCCATGGTGCTGACTGCCTTTTCTTTTGTATGGACCGAAGCCCTGGCGTTGCCGCTTTTTGTGTGGTTTCTTTGGGGTTATGAACGGCTTCGGCTCTATACTGGTGCCCAGCGCTTGCCTGTCTTTTTATTGCTTGTAGCCCTTATTTGGTGTCGCTTTAGTTTTCTACCGCCTATTTACGCACTTTTATTGTGGGACATCTACCACTTTCAGCAAACAAAACAGCTACGCCTCGCCTGGCTGCTGCTTGCTGTCAGTCTATTGGCAGTATTTGCATGGGTAGCTTATGCCTATCTTTTACAAGGCGGTATGCTTGAAAACTATGGTATGTGGCAAGCTAACTGGCTCAACACTTTGATACTCTACATGCAAGCATGGGGCAATTACTTTTTACCCTCTGCTACAGTTGTGTTGCTGCCGGTTGCCGCTATAATTAGCATTATAGCATTTGTACAGCGGCTTATAAAGCTGCCTGACGCCTTTTTTCCTCGTCGTCTTGCTGCTGCGGCTGGTGCTTGCTTTCTTTTTTTACTGATGGTCAATATTCAGTCCTACGATGACCAACTGCGTTACCTGCTGCCTGTGTGGTTATGCTTCGTTCCTGCAGTGGGTAATCTATGCCCCACTGCCAGTAGAAGTAAGGTGTGGCATGTGGTGTTGATTACATGGTTGTTGGGCACAGCAGCTCGTAGTTTGCATGCTGCATTTTTTTGGCAGCACATAAGACAAAGCGCCTCCATCATTGAGCAGCCGCTGATTCGTAATCATACAAAGGAGCTTTTGTCAAAGGCAAGCGTACATAAAAGGTAGTGCCTCGTGCCGGTTCCGACACAAACAAAATGCGCCCTCCTAAACGATTAACTACCTTTTTTACAATGTAAAGCCCCAAACCGGCACCTTCCGAGCGCTCATGCCCTCGGTAAAACATCTTGAATATATGGGGTTGAATTTCGAATGGTATGCCCACTCCATTGTCTTCTATCGAAAGAATCAGATTATTGTCTTGTACATCGGCTATAATATATACCATGGGGTAGGGCTTGGTATAGTCAGCATATTTCAGTGCGTTGCTGAGTAGGTTATTTACTATCAAACTCAAGCTAAATTTGTCTATTACAACCTCTGACCTAAACTTCACTTCGTAGCGGATATCTATGCGCCCGTCTTGGTTTAAATAGTTGTAATGCTCTACGCTGTAACGGATAAGGTCTTCCAAATCTACCGGTTCTGCTTTATTGTGTGCTTTGGTTTCCGATACAGCTATAACCAATTGAATGGTTTCATCCAGCCGTTCAATGCTTCGCCGCAAATGGTTCACATACTCTTGCACGTTGGCAGGCGAGGGATTCAATTCCATCAATTGCACAATACCCAGAATAGAGCGCAAAGGTGCGCGCAGTTCATGTGAAGCGTGATATACGAAGTTATCCAGCTCATCGCTCAGCCGTTGAAGTTCAGTCATATTGTGTTTCATGTCGGAGATATCCTGCACCACCACCTCTGCTATATTATGCCCAGCTTTCTTGGCGGCAATCAAGCCCCAGAGGTTTTTATGCTGCTTTACACGCAAGAGTGCCTCTTGTGGTGTCACCCGTCCTTTATGGGTCAACTCTTTCATAAAAGTTTCATAAACAGTGCGCTGTGCAAAAAAACTGGCGAACTGGCGGTCGTTCTCTTTGAGATTCAGAATTTCCTGTGCTTTTGGACTGCTTTGTAAAATTTTATTCTCGGACAAATCGACCAACAGCACTCCTATCAGCTCGTTGTCAAACAAGGCTTTATAGAGCCCTTCTTGTTGTTCAAGGTCTATCTGTTTTTGATGCAGCTCCTTTAATTGCAGGCGTATGGTTGCCAGAATGTAGGCTACCCGCTCATACAACCAACGCACTTCTTTAGATGAGCGAGGTGGTGCATCGGAAATGTAGTAGGTCTGGTTTTGCACGGCTTCGTACAAAAGGTGCTCCAATTGAATGATAGGGTTAATCAAACGGCTTCTAAGAAATACCGAAAGAGGGATGCCGCACAAAAGCAAACAGCCGACAAATAAAAGAGCACTGTTCCATAGCTGTTCTTGCTTGAAAGCCCGCAACTCTGAGGTATTTACTTTGGCATACAAGTAGCCCAGCAATTCAGCATGCATGCCACGTATGTCAGCCTTAACGTACAAATGTTCTTCTGCCCATTGCACACTGTCGGTGGTAAGGGCAGCGCCTAAAAAAGTATTCCCGGCAGGATAAGAAAGCCACACACTTCCATCAGGAGTTACCAACTGTACACATTCTACCATCTTTTGCGCTGCTATTTTCTCTATGAACTCGCCAGCAGCTTCCGGTTGTCTCAACTCAATGGGCACAATGCAATATTCGGCGGTCATGCGCAGTTGGTTGAGATGATAGCTTACAAAATGGCGTTTGTGTTGCTGATAGCTGCTATGAAACATAAAATAAAACCCCAACAAAAGCGATACCCCCACCGCCACAAGTGTGTAGAGGGTAATGCGCTTGTCTAATGTCCAATAGCTTTTGCCTTTTATCGCAACCATAGGCACTTCCCTACTTTACTATTTTGGCGAGCTTCAACAGGCGAAAATTGACCACGAAGCCCTTTTGTGTGAGGATTCTTGTATTCATTTCAAACTTCACCTTGCCTTCCGATTCAAAAAAATTCACCATACTTACCTCTTGAGCATAGCCCGGAGTATCACTTACGATTAAAGCACTACTTTGTTGTAGGTAAGGCAACAATTGGCGCAAATGTGTTTCTGAAAGCCTTCCTAACCATATGACGTCAAAAGGCATATGCAGCATCTCTTGCTCATCATGTATAGGAAGCACTCCTATAACTCTTGATTTTGCCTTGCGCTCGGCATATACTTTTCGCAAGACGCGCAGCATCTGATTGTCTTGATAAACCCCTATCAAAAAGACATCTTTCTGAGGACGATGCAATACCGGCCACTCAATAAAATCAACCATCTTGGCTAAAAGGGCTGCCTTTACCTGCCAGTCGTCCACCTCTGTTGTAGGCTGCGACCACGTCGGAATCCATATACCTCCAAATAGCAACAAGCAAAATGCAATTTTGAACCCCAAGTCCTTCATGAAATGTTTGTGCAATAACAGTAGAACCATTCTAAACAAAGGCAAAATACAAAACCTATCGCTTATTTCCTTGAAATTCCTAATTTTGCAAGATGACACATTCTCATGAAGGCTATGAAGCAGATAGTAAAAGACATTGAGTTGATTCAACCTGTGGAAGGGGAAGCTTGTGAAACGGTAAAAACTACCCAAGAACAAGACACCGGCAAAAGCCGCAAATTGTATATTGAAAGTTATGGTTGTCAGATGAACTTCTCTGACAGCGAAATTGTGGCTGCCATTTTACAAGAACATGGCTTCGATACTACCAATAATGCCCAAAAAGCCGACGTAATTTTTCTCAACACCTGTGCCATCCGCGACAACGCCGAACAACGCATCTGGAAGCGTTTACGTGAGCTGGAATCGTTGAAAAACAAAAAACCGGGCTTGCTTGTAGGCTTGCTGGGCTGTATGGCAGAGCGCCTCAAAACCAAGTTGCTCGAAGAAGAAAAAATCGTAGATATCGTAGCTGGTCCGGATGCCTACCGTGACCTGCCGCAGCTTGTAGCAGAAGCCGAAGACGGCAACAAAGCCGTGAATGTCTTTCTCTCACGTGAAGAGACTTATGCCGACATCAACCCGGTACGCCTGAACTCCAACGGCATCACGGCTTTCATCTCTATCATGCGCGGTTGCGACAATATGTGTACATTTTGCGTAGTGCCCTATACCCGTGGGCGCGAACGCAGCCGCAACCCTCACTCTATCGTGCAGGAAGCACGTGCTTTATACGAACGTGGCTACAAAGAAGTAACCCTGTTGGGGCAAAATGTAGATTCCTATTTCTGGACTTCCCATCCCAAGGTTATTTCTCTGAACGAATACCGCAAAGCCCTCACGCGTGGCGAAGACCTCAGCCAATACGAGCAAGTCAACTTTGCCAAGCTGCTTGAAATGGTAGCACAAATAGCTCCTGACCTGCGCGTGCGCTTTTCTACCTCGCATCCCAAAGACATTACCGACGAGGTGCTCTACACCATGCAGCGCTACGACAACATATGCAAATACATACACCTGCCCGTGCAAAGCGGCAACAATCGTATCCTAGAGCTGATGAATCGCACCTATACCCGCGAATGGTATCTTGAGCGCGTGGCAGCCATTCGCCGCATCTTGGGCGAATCCTGCGGCTTATCTTCCGATATGATTGCAGGCTTCTGCAGCGAAACAGAAGAAGAGCACCAAGACACCCTTTCGCTCATGGAAGCCGTAAAATTCGACTTCTCCTATATGTTCTACTACTCGGAACGCCCTGGCACGCCAGCAGCCAAACGTCTGCAAGACGATGTACCATTGGAGGTAAAAAAGCGAAGACTGCAAGAAATCATTGAATTACAAAACAAGCACTCTCTGGAACGTAACCTGATGGACGTGGGCAAAGTGCATCGCGTATTGGTTGAAGGCTACTCCAAACGTTCCAAAGAGCATCTTTTTGGAAGAAATACAGCCAACAAAGTAGTTGTATTTCCTAAAGAGAATTACCAAGCCGGCGACTACGTAGATGTGCTGGTGGAGCAATGCACCAGCGCAACGCTCATCGGCAAAGCCGTAGGCAAATGGACTCCCTAACTGAAAACAACCATGAAAGAATTTATCATAGAACCACTTTCCAAACAATTCGCCACACAAGTACAAGAAAAAATTGACAACAAAATCAAACCTTTAGGTGCTTTGGGCAGGCTTGAAGAGATAGCACTTCAAATTGCCACCATACAGCAAACCCTCACCCCTGCCCTTCAAAAACCTTATGTGTTGGTATTTGCCGGTGACCACGGCATTGCCGTCGAAAGAGTAAGTGCCTATCCACAAGAAGTAACCGCGCAGATGGTACTGAGCTTCGTGCGTGGAAAGGCAGCCATCAATGTGTTTTGCCAACAACACCACTTAAACTTGAAAGTCATTGATGCAGGTGTGGCGGCTGACTTCCCCAAAGATTTGCCTATTGTGCATGCCAAAATAGCCAAAGGCACCCGCAACTTCCTTTATGAGCCAGCGATGACCCAGCAAGAAATGGAGCAAGCCATCCAAACGGGTAGCGAATTGGTCAAAGAAATTCATAAGGAAGGCTGTAATGTGGTGGGCTTTGGCGAAATGGGCATTGCCAATACCTCTTCGGCTTCTGCCATCATGAGTGTGATTACCAAACAACCTGTAGAGGTATGTGTGGGCAGAGGCACAGGTCTCAACGATGAGCAATATCGACACAAAATAGAAGTCTTGCGCAAAGCACTGCTTCACCACCAACTCAGCAGCAATGACCCCTTCGAGGTGCTGCGCATCTACGGCGGCTACGAAATAGCCATGATGTGTGGTGCCATGCTACAAGCAGCGGCGCTGCGCATGCTTATACTGGTCGATGGTTTTATCAGCTCAATAGCTTTTCTAATTGCCTACAAATCCAATCCGTACATACGAAACTACGCTATCTTTTGCCACACTTCGGCAGAGCAAGGGCACCTCAAACTGCTTGAGTATATGCAAGCACGCCCAATCTTACAGCTGGGTATGCGTCTGGGTGAAGGCAGTGCCTGTGCCATAGCTTATCCCGTTGTGGAATCAGCGGTGCGCTTTCTAAATGAAATGGCAAGTTTTGAAGAAGCCGGTGTCTCCAATCGCCAAAATATAGAATCAGACAGCTGTTTGTAACTTTTTGCCAGGGGGTTGGTTTTAATTATACACCAAGAATCACACAAAACAGCCCAACAATGAAAAAAGCAGTACTATTGGTAAACCTTGGTACACCCGATGCTCCACATACACCGGAAGTGCGCCGCTATTTAAAAGAATTCCTTTTGGATGGACGGGTCATAGACATACCCGCGCTTTCGCGTTGGCTTCTGGTCAATCTCATCATTGCGCCATTCAGGGCGCCGCGCTCTGCCAAAGCCTACCGCAAACTGTGGACTGCCGAAGGCTCTCCTTTGAAGGTATATGGCGAACGCCTGAAAACACTGCTGCAGGATGCCTTAGGTGAAGACTACGAGGTGTATCTGGCAATGCGCTACCAAAACCCATCCATGCGCAGCATACTGGCTCAAATTCAACAAAAAGCCTACGAACAAATTATTTTACTCCCTCTTTTTCCACAGTATGCCTCTGCCACCAGCGGCTCTGTGATTCAAAAGTTTTATGATGAAACCCGTCATTGGCAAGCTTTTCCTTCTATAAGCATCGTCTCTTACTTTTACAACCACCCTGCCTTTGTGCAGGCACTGGCAAGCCGGGCGCGCCCCTACATAGAAGCAGACCGCTACGATTACTTTGTTTTCTCATATCACGGGGTGCCTGTGCGGCAAATACAAAAGGCAGACCTTCACGGCTGTTGTTTGCAAACCGAAGACAAAAAAGTGGCAGGCTGCTGCAGCCGGTTGCATGAGCAAAATCAGTATTGCTACCGTGCACAATGCTTTGCCACCACCCGCCTGCTGGCAGAAGCTCTGCAGCTGCCTGCCGAACGCTGCATTACTGCCTTTCAATCGCGTTTGGGCAAAGCCGAATGGATTCAACCCTACACCGAAGATGTCATTCGCCAACTAGCAGAACAAGGTGCCAAAAAAGTACTTGCTTTCTCCCCCGCCTTCATTGCCGACTGCTTGGAAACCACCATCGAGGTAGGCGAAGAATACAAAGAACTTTTTGAAGCGCTGGGCGGTGAAAAGTGGGTACTGGTAGAAAGTCTCAACGACCATGCCAGCTGGGTCGAAGCACTCAGGCAAATAGTAACAGAAGCCACTTTGAACATATCGCGGCAGACGGTTCCTACCCAAGCAACAACTGTCACCAACCAAACAACAGCATAAGCACAACCATAAAAAAACACCATGAGGCTGGTTGAAATACTGAAAAACATGGTGGGCAAAGAAATGCCCGAACAAGCCCCGCCAGTTACCAAGTGGCTCAATTTTGTATTGCGTAAAGTAGAGCAAGGACACCTGACAGCTACTATGGAAGTGCGCCCCGACATGGCAAACCCTTTGGGACTGCTGCACGGTGGCGTGCAAGCGACACTGCTCGACGAAATCATAGGCATGACGGTGCATACTTTAGAAAAAGACAAGCCCTCCGTATCTGTTAACCTAAACATTGATTTTTTAGGGAAGGCACGCGTAGGTGAAACAATAGAGGTAGAGGCATGGGTAGTGCGCCAAGGACGCCAACTCATTCATGTCGTAGGCGAAATACGCAATGCCGAAGGCAAGCTGATAGCCAAAGCAAGCAGCAACATGCTGAACATAGAACCGAAGTAATACCTCTGTGCTTTCAAACAAAGCCCGTGCGCACCGGGTCCTCCGGCTACACGGGCATTTGCTTGTTATTCTAATCCCACAACAAAAAAACGAAATTTTAGTAATATTTGCCGGGCAACAGATAATTTTTTACATAATCGGCAATCCCCTCTTCCAAAGAGGTAAAAGACTTATCGTAGCCCGCAGCACGTAGCTTATCCATTTTTGCCTCGGTAAAGTATTGATATTTATCACGTATGTCCTCCGGGGTATCTATGAAAGAGATGCTCACTGGTTTATCTAACGCATGAAATACAGCTGTTGCCAAATCGAGGAAGGTGCGTGCTTTGCCTGTACCTAAATTGTATATGCCCGAAGGCTTGCGTTTTTCCATCAAGAAAAGACACACCTCTACCACGTCTTTCACATAGATAAAGTCGCGCATTTGCTTGCCATCTTCGAAGTCGGGGCGATGCGAACGAAACAACTTCATGCTGCCGGTTTCGCGAATCTGCCGAAAAGCATGAAACACTACCGATGCCATACGCCCTTTGTGATACTCGTTGGGTCCGTACACATTAAAAAACTTAAGACCCGCCCAGAAAAAAGGTTTCTCTTCCTGCTCCAGCACCCACAGGTCAAACTGCTGTTTTGACCAACCATAAGGGTTCAGTGGCTGCAATTTGGGAATCAATGCCTCGTCGTCAGCATAGCCATGTTCCCCCATTCCGTAGGTGGCTGCCGAAGAAGCATAGACCAAAGGAATTTGATAACGGGTGCAGGCATTCCATACCTCCTTCGAATAGTTCACATTAAGACGCTCAAAAATGGTCTCATCGAACTCAGTGGTATCGGTGCGTGCTCCTAAATGAAACACAAATTCCACAGTCTTTTCATGACGGTGCAGCCAGTCGATAAACTGCTCGCGAGGCACCTGCTCCACTATCGCTTTGCCTTGATAGTTGGGACGCTTGTCTTCGCGCGAAAAGTCGTCAACAGCTACTATGTGTTTGTAGCCGGCTTCATTGAGACGCTGAATCAAACAACTGCCAATAAAGCCGGCAGCTCCGGTTACTACTATCATCTTTGCTTACGATTTGGCAGGAACACCTAAGGTTTCAAGGGCGTATAGCAGACGCTTGACCACTTCTTCCTTACCAAGAATATTCATAATCTCTACCAAATCAGGACCTGCCATCTGCCCAGTAAGAGCCAAACGCAAAGCAGGCATCACCTTACCTACCTTTACTCCCTCAGCTTCTGCCAACTTGCCCAGCAGCTGCTCCATAGCAGTGCCGTCAGGTGCGTCGGTAGTCTGTAGCTTCTCGGCATATGTCTTCAGCAGGCGAGCTGCCTGTTCATTCCAGCGCTTGGCTACTGCTTGTTCATCGAAGGCGGCAGGTGCCACAAAGAAGAAAGAGGCTTCTTCCCAAATATCTTTTGGGAAAGTAATGCGCTCTTTCATCAATTCACAAATACGTATTGCTTTTTCTTTGGCTATGTCGTCGGTGCTTATGCCCACCTTGGCTTGTTCCAAGCCTTCAAAGAAGAAAGGCAACAATTCTTCGCCAGACTTTTGGCGCAGGTACTGTTGATTGAACCACTTGGCTTTTTCGAAGTCGAAGCGCGCACCCGATTTGGTAATACGCTCAAGACTGAACTCTTGAATCAGTTCTTCTAAGGTAAACAACTCACGGTTGTCGCTCGGATGCCAGCCCAACAGCGCCAAGAAGTTGATGATGGCTTCGGGCAAGAAACCGCGTTCACGATACCCTACTGACACATTGCCTTCTTGGTCGGTCCAAGTCAAGGGAAATATAGGGAAGCCCAACTGGTCGGCTACCCGCTTACTTAATTTTCCGTTGCCATCGGGGCGCAGAATCAAAGGCAAGTGCGCAAATTCCGGCGGCT from Thermonema lapsum harbors:
- the cobT gene encoding nicotinate-nucleotide--dimethylbenzimidazole phosphoribosyltransferase gives rise to the protein MKEFIIEPLSKQFATQVQEKIDNKIKPLGALGRLEEIALQIATIQQTLTPALQKPYVLVFAGDHGIAVERVSAYPQEVTAQMVLSFVRGKAAINVFCQQHHLNLKVIDAGVAADFPKDLPIVHAKIAKGTRNFLYEPAMTQQEMEQAIQTGSELVKEIHKEGCNVVGFGEMGIANTSSASAIMSVITKQPVEVCVGRGTGLNDEQYRHKIEVLRKALLHHQLSSNDPFEVLRIYGGYEIAMMCGAMLQAAALRMLILVDGFISSIAFLIAYKSNPYIRNYAIFCHTSAEQGHLKLLEYMQARPILQLGMRLGEGSACAIAYPVVESAVRFLNEMASFEEAGVSNRQNIESDSCL
- the hemH gene encoding ferrochelatase, which translates into the protein MKKAVLLVNLGTPDAPHTPEVRRYLKEFLLDGRVIDIPALSRWLLVNLIIAPFRAPRSAKAYRKLWTAEGSPLKVYGERLKTLLQDALGEDYEVYLAMRYQNPSMRSILAQIQQKAYEQIILLPLFPQYASATSGSVIQKFYDETRHWQAFPSISIVSYFYNHPAFVQALASRARPYIEADRYDYFVFSYHGVPVRQIQKADLHGCCLQTEDKKVAGCCSRLHEQNQYCYRAQCFATTRLLAEALQLPAERCITAFQSRLGKAEWIQPYTEDVIRQLAEQGAKKVLAFSPAFIADCLETTIEVGEEYKELFEALGGEKWVLVESLNDHASWVEALRQIVTEATLNISRQTVPTQATTVTNQTTA
- a CDS encoding PaaI family thioesterase, which gives rise to MRLVEILKNMVGKEMPEQAPPVTKWLNFVLRKVEQGHLTATMEVRPDMANPLGLLHGGVQATLLDEIIGMTVHTLEKDKPSVSVNLNIDFLGKARVGETIEVEAWVVRQGRQLIHVVGEIRNAEGKLIAKASSNMLNIEPK
- the rfaD gene encoding ADP-glyceromanno-heptose 6-epimerase — translated: MIVVTGAAGFIGSCLIQRLNEAGYKHIVAVDDFSREDKRPNYQGKAIVEQVPREQFIDWLHRHEKTVEFVFHLGARTDTTEFDETIFERLNVNYSKEVWNACTRYQIPLVYASSAATYGMGEHGYADDEALIPKLQPLNPYGWSKQQFDLWVLEQEEKPFFWAGLKFFNVYGPNEYHKGRMASVVFHAFRQIRETGSMKLFRSHRPDFEDGKQMRDFIYVKDVVEVCLFLMEKRKPSGIYNLGTGKARTFLDLATAVFHALDKPVSISFIDTPEDIRDKYQYFTEAKMDKLRAAGYDKSFTSLEEGIADYVKNYLLPGKYY
- the gltX gene encoding glutamate--tRNA ligase — its product is MNQQEVRVRFAPSPTGGLHIGGVRTALYNYLFAKKHNGKFIIRIEDTDQKRFVPGAEEYIYEALEWLGLLPDESPKVGGPYGPYRQSERKAMYRQYVEQLIEKGHAYYAFDTEEELEAMRERLVAAKSKNPSYNAISRMSMKNSLTLPPEEVKARIEAGEPYVIRMKVPHKKEIRFKDHIRGWVVVHASALDDKVLLKSDGMPTYHLANIVDDHLMKITHVIRGEEWLPSAPIHVLLYEFFGWQPPEFAHLPLILRPDGNGKLSKRVADQLGFPIFPLTWTDQEGNVSVGYRERGFLPEAIINFLALLGWHPSDNRELFTLEELIQEFSLERITKSGARFDFEKAKWFNQQYLRQKSGEELLPFFFEGLEQAKVGISTDDIAKEKAIRICELMKERITFPKDIWEEASFFFVAPAAFDEQAVAKRWNEQAARLLKTYAEKLQTTDAPDGTAMEQLLGKLAEAEGVKVGKVMPALRLALTGQMAGPDLVEIMNILGKEEVVKRLLYALETLGVPAKS